CCGTCTCCAGTTCCTCCAGAAACACCGCCGCAGGACAATCCAGACGAGGGGGCGCATGGCTATCGAGTCCACTCTCCCGATCGGGCAGGCCCGCCGATTCCGGAAAAAGAAATCCTTCTTCCTCCTCAAAACCGAATCCGAAAGGAGCCGGCTCCCTCTCCCACGGTACGCAGCCCTCGCCGAACTCGTCAGGAACCGTAAACGAATCGCACTCCTCTTGCACAACGGGCGCCCTGACCGACTCCCCTGAAGCACTCCCGCCCTTTTCCGGAAAACCTTCTTCCCGAACCACCTGAGCGTGCACCGAAGATGCACATGCCAGCAACAAGGCGGCAAGCATGCACGCCATGGGCCCGGCTACGGCGCCAAAGCAGGGGATATACCCCGTAAGCTTGTCGGACCCTTTTGTCATTCCCGTCATCGGATTACACGTACTGCGGCGGCGAGGCAGGCGCGTAGCCTGACGAACAACTGTCAAACATCCCGTCTATCTTGAGTTCGAACAGGCGACGCCGCGCCCGAGGTCGGGTGACCCTCGCGCTTCTCAGAAGGATTCGGCTTGACTGCGCTCACTCCGTTACGGACTCGTAGAGTCCTCACCGCTAATTATATACGCAACCGATTATGTGTATTCCATAGTGATCCGGGCTTAATCCGTGTGGTTTTTGTTTGTATGTGTCGCTGGCGCTAATGGAGGGCCGCGCCTTCTCCCCCTTCCAGAAACGCCTTCAGCAGAAGGTCCACGGCTGCGGTCACGGCTATTTCGTGCCGGGCGGCCTGCTCCTCGTACTCTTCCAGCAAACGGCTGACCCCTGCATCCGCCCGCACCGTCTCCAGCAGGCGCGCATCGAACGTTTCGCGCAGCCAGGAGCCGATCTGCCTGCGCCGCCGCGCCTCGAGGTACCCTGACGTTCTGACAAGCTGCTCGTAATCCGCCAGATCCTTTCGGATGATATCCAGCCCGGTTTCCTCCTGTGCAGAGCAGGTATGCACCGGCGGCGTCCAGTCGGATTCCTTAGGCGGGAAAAGCCGGAGGGCCGTTTTCATGTGCCGGGCTCCCAACCGCACGGCCTTCGGCGAATGGGCGTCTTCTTTCGTGAGGATTACCATGTCCGCCTCCTCCATGACCCCGCGTTTCACCCCCTGCAACTCGTCCCCCGATCCCGGGAGGGTCAGGAGCATCAGGAAATCCACCATGTCGGAAACCCTGGTTTCCGCCTGGCCGGAACCCACCGTTTCCACAAAAACCGTGTCGTACCCGGCCGCCTCGCACAATATGATGCTCTGGCGTGTTCCGCCCCCGATCCCTCCGGCCTGCCGCTTGCCCGGAGCAGGCCGTACAAAGGCTTTCGGGTGGTTCGATAGGCGCGTCATGCGCGTCTTGTCCCCGAGAATACTCCCTCCCGTGCGTTCGCTTGCCGGATCATAGGCAAGCACCGCCACACGCCGATTTTCGGAGGAAATCAGCCGGCTTGCGAACGCTTCGATGAAGGTGCTTTTTCCTACGCCCGGCGCTCCGGTGATGCCGATGCGGCTGGCCTTTCCCGACAGGGGCAGGCAGATGTCGAGCAGGGCCTTTGCCTGCTCCCAGTGATCGGCATGGGTGCTTTCCACGAGGGTAATGCCCCGCGCCAGCATGACGCGATCCCTGTCCCGGATGCCTTCGAACAGTTCTTCTGCGGAGGGAAACGTCACGGGGTGTCGACCTCCTCGATCATCCCGAGAAGAATCCGGGACGCCGCATCGGTTACGGGGGTGCCGGGGCCGAAAATCTCGGACACGCCCGCCTTGTGCAGAAATGCATAGTCCTTCCGGGGAATCACTCCCCCGACCACCACGCGAATATCCTCCCGGCCCATCTCGCGCAGCGCGGCGATCAGTTCGGGCAGAAAGGCCTTGTGTCCGCCCGCAAGCGTGGACACGCCCAGGATATGCACATCATTCTCGACCGCCTGCAGCGCCACCTCCCCGGGCGTCTGGAAGAGCGGCCCGACATCCACATCGAACCCCATATCCGCAAAGGCCGTCGCGATCACTTTCGCCCCCCGGTCATGCCCGTCCTGCCCTATTTTCGCCACGAGAATACGCGGCCGCCGCCCCTGCAAATCGGCGAAAAGGCCGGTGAGCCGCAGAATTTCGTCCGGGGTTTCTCCGGATGCCCGGGCGCGAACATAGGCCCCTCCGGCGATGCTGCGGCTGGCGCGATGTCTTCCGAATTCCTTTTCCATGGCGGCGGATATTTCTCCAAGGGTGGCCCGCTGCCGGGCGGCCTCCACGGCGCATGCCAGCAGATTGCCTTCCCCGGTGCGGGCGCATGCGGTCAGGGCCTCGAGCGCCTGCCGCACGGCTTCGTCATCACGGGACGCCCGCACGGCGCGCAGCCGCGCTATTTGCGCCTCCTGTACGGCGGTATGGTCTATTTCCAGCACATCGATCAGTTCTTCTTCCGGCAGCTCGAACCGGTTGACGCCCACGATCACGTCTTCCCCGCTATCGATGCGCGCCTGCTTGCGGGCCGAGGCTTCTTCGATGCGGGCCATGGGAATGCCCGCCTCGATCGCCCGGGTCATGCCGCCGACCTCCTCGATTTCCTCGATCAGCGTCCAGGCGCGGCGCGCCAGCCGATCCGTCAGGGTTTCCAGATAATACGATCCGCCCAGCGGGTCGACGGCCTCTGTAATATCCGTTTCCTGCTGCAGATAAACCTGCGTGTTGCGCGCAATGCGGGCGGATGCCTCCGTAGGCAGCGCCATGGCTTCGTCAAGCGCATTCGTGTGCAGCGACTGCGTATGCCCCAGTACCGCAGACAACGCCTCCACGCAGGTCCGGGCCACGTTGTTGTACGGATCCTGTTCGGTCAGACTCCAGCCGGAGGTCTGGCAATGCGCGCGAAGCGCCATGGACTTCGGGTTTTTCGGGGAGAACTTCCGGACGATCTTTGCCCAGAGCAGACGACCGGCCCGCATTTTAGCGATTTCCATGAAATGGTGCATCCCTATCCCCCAGAAAAAAGAAATGCGGGGGGCAAAATCATCGACCTGCAGTCCGGCTTCGATCCCCGTACGAAGGTATTCCAGACCGTCGGCGAGCGTATAGGCCAGTTCGAGGTCCGCGGTCGCGCCCGCCTCCTGCATATGGTAGCCGCTCACCGAAATGGAATTGAACCGGGGCATGCGGGCCGCGGCATACCGGAATACGTCGGCCACGATGCGCATGGACGGCTCGGGGGGATATATGTACGTATTGCGCACCATGAACTCCTTCAGAATGTCGTTCTGAATGGTGCCGGAAAGCTTCTCGGGGGCCACGCCCTGCTCCTCGGCGGCCACGAGGTAAAAGGCCATCACGGGCAGCACGGCGCCGTTCATGGTCATCGACACGGATATTTCGTCAAGGGGAATCCCTTCGAAGAGCCGCTTCATATCCTCGACCGTATCGACGGCGACCCCTGCCTTGCCGACATCCCCCGCCACGCGCTCGTGATCGGAGTCGTACCCCCGGTGCGTGGGCAGATCGAATGCGATGGAGAGGCCCTTTTGTCCGGCGGCCAGTGCGTTGCGGTAAAACGCGTTCGATGCCTCGGCAGTCGAAAAGCCCGCATACTGCCGGATGGTCCAGGGGCGCACAAGGTACATCGTCGCGTACGGGCCGCGAAGGAAAGGGGGCGCGCCCGCCGCGTATTCGAGGTGTTCAAGGCCCTCCAGCGCCTCCGGGCCGTACGCCGGCTGCTCCTCGATCCCTTCGGTCGCGCGCCGGGGCCCGCCGCGCCGGTCGGGTCTGAGCACAGGAGGACCGTATGCGGCCGCGAACTCCGGATGCGACTCCGCCCACCCTTTCGAGCGGGCCATGCCCCGGAACGCCTCCCATACCGAGCGGGCGATCCGGTCCGTTAGCACTTCTATGGTGTAGCTCCCGGCTGCCGGGTCATTGACCCGGTCCAGACAGGCCTCGTGGCGAAGGATATGCTGGAGATTCCGGGCCAGGCGCAGCGCACCGTCCGACGGTTCGCCGCCCGCCGCGTCGAAGGGATGTACCGTCAGTACGTCGCAGCCCCCCACCACCGCGCTGACCGCCTGCGTGGCGGCATGCAGCAGATTGGCGTGGGGATCGTCCGCCGAAGGATTGCGGACGGCTACGGCGGCATGGATTTCGACGGCCTCATTCCATGCAGGATCGAAGGCCTGCGCCACTTGCGGGATTAGCAGCCGCAAGGCGCGCAGCCGGGCTATTTCCGGGATAAAAGACGAGCCGACCGGCACCGAGACATACAAATGCCCGAGTATGCGGTCCGGAGCGTGCCCCCGGTCGGCAAGATGCGCAAGATACCCGGCGATGGCGCCGAGAAGCCGGGCGGTTTCCCCGACGAGGCCGGCCTCCTGATACGGCCCGGCGCCCGCACACAGGAACCTGTGAGAAACGGCACCCTGGTCGTTTCGGGACGACGGATCGCCGGCCAGTTCGTCCATGATGCGGGCGACGTCATCCAGCCAGCCCTTCGGGAAATGTCCTGTGCGGGTCTGCACACCGAACGGGTCGAAGGCCGCCGAAAGAGGAGCCGCCGAAAGATTGTTTTGGCGGGCATGGGCCAGCAGGTCCTCGAACAGGGAAAGACTTTCCGCGCCGGCCTCGATGTGGACCGAAGTGGTTTCGATATCGAGGCCGCCGATCAGGGCGCCGACGCCTCCGGCCTGCTCCACCACGGAAACGCCTTCCGGGCCCGATACCTCCAGTCCAAGCCGCTCCACCCCGCCCTTCACGGCCTCCTCCATCCGCCGCCGGGCTTCGACCGGGTTTCCGAGAGGAATATGCTGGCCTATCTGCCAGGAAGAAGAAATGGTCGCGGCGCCTTCGCTG
Above is a window of Bacteroidetes bacterium SB0662_bin_6 DNA encoding:
- the meaB gene encoding methylmalonyl Co-A mutase-associated GTPase MeaB, producing MTFPSAEELFEGIRDRDRVMLARGITLVESTHADHWEQAKALLDICLPLSGKASRIGITGAPGVGKSTFIEAFASRLISSENRRVAVLAYDPASERTGGSILGDKTRMTRLSNHPKAFVRPAPGKRQAGGIGGGTRQSIILCEAAGYDTVFVETVGSGQAETRVSDMVDFLMLLTLPGSGDELQGVKRGVMEEADMVILTKEDAHSPKAVRLGARHMKTALRLFPPKESDWTPPVHTCSAQEETGLDIIRKDLADYEQLVRTSGYLEARRRRQIGSWLRETFDARLLETVRADAGVSRLLEEYEEQAARHEIAVTAAVDLLLKAFLEGGEGAALH
- the scpA gene encoding methylmalonyl-CoA mutase, which encodes MPVSAGIRCPLRQALRECGMDKNSSKASGDRLFGAFPPVSGETWETLARKALKTKDSEEIPLWEACKGVGVRPWLRAEDLAGIPHLASGSGPSDSEGAATISSSWQIGQHIPLGNPVEARRRMEEAVKGGVERLGLEVSGPEGVSVVEQAGGVGALIGGLDIETTSVHIEAGAESLSLFEDLLAHARQNNLSAAPLSAAFDPFGVQTRTGHFPKGWLDDVARIMDELAGDPSSRNDQGAVSHRFLCAGAGPYQEAGLVGETARLLGAIAGYLAHLADRGHAPDRILGHLYVSVPVGSSFIPEIARLRALRLLIPQVAQAFDPAWNEAVEIHAAVAVRNPSADDPHANLLHAATQAVSAVVGGCDVLTVHPFDAAGGEPSDGALRLARNLQHILRHEACLDRVNDPAAGSYTIEVLTDRIARSVWEAFRGMARSKGWAESHPEFAAAYGPPVLRPDRRGGPRRATEGIEEQPAYGPEALEGLEHLEYAAGAPPFLRGPYATMYLVRPWTIRQYAGFSTAEASNAFYRNALAAGQKGLSIAFDLPTHRGYDSDHERVAGDVGKAGVAVDTVEDMKRLFEGIPLDEISVSMTMNGAVLPVMAFYLVAAEEQGVAPEKLSGTIQNDILKEFMVRNTYIYPPEPSMRIVADVFRYAAARMPRFNSISVSGYHMQEAGATADLELAYTLADGLEYLRTGIEAGLQVDDFAPRISFFWGIGMHHFMEIAKMRAGRLLWAKIVRKFSPKNPKSMALRAHCQTSGWSLTEQDPYNNVARTCVEALSAVLGHTQSLHTNALDEAMALPTEASARIARNTQVYLQQETDITEAVDPLGGSYYLETLTDRLARRAWTLIEEIEEVGGMTRAIEAGIPMARIEEASARKQARIDSGEDVIVGVNRFELPEEELIDVLEIDHTAVQEAQIARLRAVRASRDDEAVRQALEALTACARTGEGNLLACAVEAARQRATLGEISAAMEKEFGRHRASRSIAGGAYVRARASGETPDEILRLTGLFADLQGRRPRILVAKIGQDGHDRGAKVIATAFADMGFDVDVGPLFQTPGEVALQAVENDVHILGVSTLAGGHKAFLPELIAALREMGREDIRVVVGGVIPRKDYAFLHKAGVSEIFGPGTPVTDAASRILLGMIEEVDTP